The Sphingopyxis sp. TUF1 genome segment GGCGGGGAAGGGCGGGATCATCCAGCGGCTCACCGCGTCGCTTGATCCCCGCTATTTCGAGGTGTGGCCGATCGGCGCGCCGACCGACGAGGAAAAGGCGCGCCACTTCCTCTGGCGCTTCTGGAAACGCTTGCCGGGAACGCGCGAAATCTCGATCTTCGACCGCAGCTGGTACGGTCGCGTGCTCGTCGAGCGCGTCGAGGGTTTCGCGACCGAGGCCGAGTGGCGCAAGGCCTATGACGAGATCAACGAGTTCGAGGCGCAGCTGACGGGCAGCGCGACCCACCTCGTCAAACTGTTCGTTCATGTGACGCAGGAAGAGCAGGACAAGCGCTTCGCCGACCGGCTCGACGATCCGTGGAAGCAGTGGAAGACCGGGCCGGAGGATTATCGCAATCGGGCGAAACGCGCGGAATATCTGGCGGCGATGGAGGATATGTTCGCGCAGACGCACACACGCTGGGCGCCGTGGAAAATCATCGACGGCAACAACAAAAAGGCGGCGCGCATCGCCGCGCTGACGCATGTCGTCGAAACGCTTGAGACCGCGGTGCCGATGACTCCGCCCAAACGCGACCCCGCGGTGGTCAAACTTGCGGCCAAGGCCTTCGGCTACAAGCCGAAGGATTAGGATTTTCGGCCTGCTTGGGTAGCAATCGGGCGCCCCAGCCGCTACATGGACCCGATGAGCCGCGCCAAAAGATCCGACGATTGGGGTTTTCCCCGCTGGCGCCCCTATGGCTCGTCGCGCGAGGCGCAGCAGGTGCGGCTCTGCGACCGGCACGGCTGCACCAACCCCGGCAACTGTCCCGCGCCCAAGTCGCCCAACAGCCCCGAACGCTGGTATTTCTGCGAGACGCACGCCGCCGAATATAATCGCGGCTGGGACTATTTCGCCGGGCTCAGCGCCGAGGATGCCGCCGCCCGCGCGGCGGAGGAAGCGCAAGGCGCCCGCAGCTATGCCCGCGCCCAGCATTACGCCTGGGGCGGCGCGGGCGACGGCAGCCGCAGCGCCGACGAAATGCGCGCGCTCGAAATCCTGGGGCTCGATCCCGACGCCGATTTCGACGCGACGAAAAAGGCCTGGCGCACCTATGCCAAGGAATGCCATCCCGACGTCAAGCCCGGCGACGATGACGCGGCGAAGCGCTTTGCCGCAGGGCAGGCAGCGTTCGAGGTGCTGAAACAGGCCGAAGAACGCAAGAGCTGGAAACCGGCCTGAGGGGCGTCTGGAAACGACCGGAAGCGGACATAATATCCTCCCTGTGGCCAAAGGCCATGGGGAGGGGGACCGCGCCCGCAGGGCGTGGTGGAGGGGCCGCGGCGTCGCGTGATTGCCCCTCCGTCAGCGCTTCGCGCTGCCACCTCCCCATCGCTGCGCGACAGGGAGGATCGTTACCGATTGCGGACATAAGGAAAAGCCAGCCCCTCCTCTTCAGGGGAGGGGCTCAGGCGGTCGCAACGGCAACTCCCAACTCCAAAACTGCCCCTCCGCCAGCCAGCCCAAAAATCGCTGTCCTACATCCCCGCCCTATGCCAGCCATTCACTCGGCTCTTTGACATCATCGCTTTTCCAACCTTCTTCTAAAGCGACAAAGGAGACAGTTTCGCCGCGCACATGCGTATCTTTTGTCGCTTTAAGCACGCCGCATACGCAATCGACGGCTGCCCTATCGATAAACGCATCCATCCAGCCCGTCGCGCCGGACCTGGCCGATCCGCGCGGCGATCGTGTTGCCATAGCGGCGCGTAAAGCCCGACGGGCTCACCGCCTCGCGCTTCTTGGGCAGCGGCAGGATGGCGGCGATGCGCGCCGCTTCGCGCGGAGTCAGTTTGGCCGCGCCATGTTTGAAATAACGCTGCGCCCCCGCCTCGACGCCATAGGTACCGATCCCCGTCTCGGCGACGTTGAGGTAAACTTCCATGATCCGGCGCTTGCCCCAGATCGTCTCGATCAGGAAGGTGAACCAGACTTCAGGCACCTTGCGGACATAGCGTGTCCAGCCGCTGCCCTGCCACAGGAACACATTTTTCGCGGTCTGCTGGCTGATCGTCGATCCGCCGCGCAGCCGCTTGCCCTTGGCGTTGCGCTCAATCGCTTCCTCGATCGCTTCGGTGTCGAAACCGCTGTGGCTGCAAAATTTGCCGTCCTCGGCCGCGATCACCGCGCGCACCATGTTGCGGTCGATGTCGGACAAGCTGGTCCAGTCCTTGGTGATGCCGTTACGGTCGGCCAGCATCGTGAACGTCACCGGCGGCGGCACCACGGCATAGACGAGCACCCAAAGTACCGAAAAGGCGATCAACGATAACAGCCATTTGACGGGCCGGAGGATCCAGGAGCGCTTGCGGCGTTTTGCGGATTTGGCGTTCGCGGGCATAGCGGTTCATTAGCCGCTTGGTCGCGCGCGACAAGCGGCTGTTTGCTCGGCGCGGGCTCGAAACGGATCACAGCATAGGGAGCGGGGAGGCCGTCGACCGGCCGTTCGGTTTCAGCGCGCCAGGGCCGTGCCGCGTCGAAATCCGCGCGGCCTGGATAGGCGCCGACGATGCGGCCGGCCTTCAGCCGATACGGCAGGCCTTCGCCGTCGAGCGGCGCGATGCCGTCGGCGACGTGGAAATGCAGGTGCGGCTGGGTGACATGCCCCGTCGATCCGACACGTCCGATGACCTGCCCCTTGCGGACACGCTCGCCTTGCCGGACGGGGATGCCCGGCATCAGATGCTGGTAAAAGGCATAGCGGCCGCCGGGCAGCCGCTGGACGATCATCGTTCCCGTCTCATCCTCGATGCTGGCAAGCGCGCCGGGGGCATCCGGGTCCTTGGCGACCAGGATTTCGCCATCGGCGACCGCCAGCACATCCGCGCCCGACCCGTCGGCGGCCACATCAGTCCCGGCCGATGCGCGATCGAACCCCGCGGCGGGCATCCAGTCGATCGCATGGCGTCCGGGCAGGCGCACGCGCCCCGCGACGGCATAGGGATAGCGGCGATGGCCGTTATCGACCTCGGGCAGCGCGACTGCGGCCCACGGCCCGCCGCGCAGCGGCGCGCCGAGGTCGAGGCCGGGGGCGGGCGCCGGCACGAAGGCGCCGCCTTCGATCGCGACCGGTCGGCCTGAGGCGTCCGCGCCCTTCGGCACCAGGCCGATCCGGTGGATGAGCGGCTCCGCGCCACGGCCGCGCCACGATACCGAGATATAGAAGATCGCGCGCTGCCCGGGCGCAAGATCATATGCGCCGCCCTGTTGCGCGCCGATCCGCCGCATGATCCCGGCCGGAGCGAGGCGCGCGATCGGAGCAGCGTCGCTGGCGGAGCGCAGCTCGACGTCCGTGACCGTCAGCGTTTGCGCGGCAAAATTGGTCGCATGAAGCTCGTAGACGAGCCGGTCCTCGCCGTCGATCCGGGCGATCGGCGGGCTGTACAGGACCGTGAGATGCAGCGACTGATAAGGGCGCACTTCGGCCATCGCAGGCGGAACGTCCGGTGCGGAGAGGAGCAGGAGGAGGAGGCTGAACGGCATGGGGGGTCTCCACGATGAAGGGGAGGCCGCGATGGCGGGGAACGCCCGCTGCGCGCGAGCACCGATCTGTGAGCGGGACTATTCGGCGGGTTCGGCGGGTGCTGATCGCGGATCGAGGAGCGCGGCGAGATTGTCGCGGTAGCGGCGGCTCAGCCGCAGCTGCTCGCCGCCGACCAACCGGACATGCGCGTCGCCGCGCGCAATCGGTTCGATCTCGCGCACCCGGTCGATACGGATCAGCGCGCCGCGGTGGATGCGCGCGAAGTCGGCGGCAGGCAGGCGCTTGCTGAGCGAGGTCAGCGATTCCTCGATCAGCGTCGTGCGGCCCGACGCATGGATTTCGGCATAGTCGCCCGCCGCGCCGATCCAGTCGATGGTATCGAGCGGGATGCGCGTCAGGCGCCCACGGCTGCGGATTTCGATCGCGTCGGTGGGTGCGTTAGCGGCCCGACGTGGGCGCGGCCAGCGCACCCAAAGGATCGTGGCGGCGACCAGCGCAAGGTAGAGCATCGTGTTCGTATCGAAATTGCGAACGAACATGATGTCGGCCATCTCGCCCCGCGTCTCAATGCGGGCGTTGCGATACACCGGCCAATAGACGAGTCCGAACAGCAGGACATGCGCGTAGGCGACGACGGGCCACAGCAGCAGATAGGCGGCAATCCGCCCCCACCATGGCTTGATCCTGCGCTCGATCGCCAGCGCTGCGCCGACGATCGGCCAGCTGAGCAGCGCCCAGATCGAATAGATCGCAGCGACATAGCCCAGAGTCGGCCACCACTCCTGCGCCTGACCGCGCCAGGCCGCGACCAAATAGCCTTGCCCGGCTTGCGCGAGTGTGACGAGCGACCAGGCCGCCAGAATGAGAGCGCTCCACCCTATGCGGCTGGTCGGAGCATGGAGGCGGATCAACGTCGGCCGCCCGCGCTGCGCCGTATCAGCCGCGCCGTCCGTCGTCAGGCGGTCAGGAGGCGCCGGTCGCCGGCGAGCTTCAGCATCGCCTTTTGCAGCTTCTCAAAGGCGCGCACCTCGATCTGGCGAACGCGCTCGCGGCTGACGTCATAAACCTGGCTCAGATCCTCCAGCGTCTTGGGATCGTCGGTCAGGCGGCGTTCGGTCAGGATATGGCGCTCGCGCTCATTCAGCGTCTCGAGCGCTTCGGTCAGCAGGTCGTGCCGCACGTCGCGCTCCTGCGCCTCGGCGACGCGCTCGTCCTGCAGCGGGCCTTCGTCGCCCAGCAGATCCTGCCACTGGCTGTCGCCATCCTCGCCCATCGGGACGTTGAGCGAGGTATCGCCGCCCATCGCCATGCGGCGGTTCATGCTGACGACTTCTTCCTCGGTGACGCCCAGGTCGGTCGCGATCTTGGCGACATGTTCGGGACTGAGATCGCCGTCCTCGAATGCTTCGAGGTTGTTCTTCATCCGACGGAGGTTGAAGAACAGCTTTTTCTGCGCCGCGGTGGTGCCCATTTTGACGAGGCTCCACGAACGCAAGATGAATTCCTGGATCGAGGCGCGGATCCACCACATCGCATAGGTGGCAAGGCGAAAGCCGCGTTCGGGGTCGAACTTCTTCACGCCTTGCATCAGGCCGATATTGCCCTCGCTGATCAGCTCGCTGACCGGCAGACCATAGCCGCGATAGCCCATCGCGATCTTCGCCACGAGGCGAAGGTGGCTGGTGACGAGCTGTGCGGCGGCTTCATTGTCGCCATGCTCCTGAAACCGCTTGGCGAGCATATATTCCTGCTCGGGCGTCAGAAGGGGGAATTTGCGGATTTCGGCCAGATAGCGGTTCAGGCTCGCCTCACCGCCGAGCGCGGGTACCACTGCCGGAACATTGCTTTTGTTAGCCATGGAGAGTGTCTTCCCTAAAACCTGAAATCATCCTGCCGCGGTTGCATCCAGCGGTCAAAATAGATTTTTATTCGAAACCTAAACGCGCAGTTCATCGAGCAGTTCCCGCATGTCCGCTGGGAGTTCGCTGTCG includes the following:
- a CDS encoding M23 family metallopeptidase, with product MPFSLLLLLLSAPDVPPAMAEVRPYQSLHLTVLYSPPIARIDGEDRLVYELHATNFAAQTLTVTDVELRSASDAAPIARLAPAGIMRRIGAQQGGAYDLAPGQRAIFYISVSWRGRGAEPLIHRIGLVPKGADASGRPVAIEGGAFVPAPAPGLDLGAPLRGGPWAAVALPEVDNGHRRYPYAVAGRVRLPGRHAIDWMPAAGFDRASAGTDVAADGSGADVLAVADGEILVAKDPDAPGALASIEDETGTMIVQRLPGGRYAFYQHLMPGIPVRQGERVRKGQVIGRVGSTGHVTQPHLHFHVADGIAPLDGEGLPYRLKAGRIVGAYPGRADFDAARPWRAETERPVDGLPAPYAVIRFEPAPSKQPLVARDQAANEPLCPRTPNPQNAASAPGSSGPSNGCYR
- a CDS encoding LytTR family DNA-binding domain-containing protein — its product is MIRLHAPTSRIGWSALILAAWSLVTLAQAGQGYLVAAWRGQAQEWWPTLGYVAAIYSIWALLSWPIVGAALAIERRIKPWWGRIAAYLLLWPVVAYAHVLLFGLVYWPVYRNARIETRGEMADIMFVRNFDTNTMLYLALVAATILWVRWPRPRRAANAPTDAIEIRSRGRLTRIPLDTIDWIGAAGDYAEIHASGRTTLIEESLTSLSKRLPAADFARIHRGALIRIDRVREIEPIARGDAHVRLVGGEQLRLSRRYRDNLAALLDPRSAPAEPAE
- the rpoH gene encoding RNA polymerase sigma factor RpoH — translated: MANKSNVPAVVPALGGEASLNRYLAEIRKFPLLTPEQEYMLAKRFQEHGDNEAAAQLVTSHLRLVAKIAMGYRGYGLPVSELISEGNIGLMQGVKKFDPERGFRLATYAMWWIRASIQEFILRSWSLVKMGTTAAQKKLFFNLRRMKNNLEAFEDGDLSPEHVAKIATDLGVTEEEVVSMNRRMAMGGDTSLNVPMGEDGDSQWQDLLGDEGPLQDERVAEAQERDVRHDLLTEALETLNERERHILTERRLTDDPKTLEDLSQVYDVSRERVRQIEVRAFEKLQKAMLKLAGDRRLLTA
- a CDS encoding polyphosphate kinase 2 family protein, encoding MTLSLSEYETGAKFGGDYSKALGALTERLERLQAAHIIHRQRSVIMVEGWDAAGKGGIIQRLTASLDPRYFEVWPIGAPTDEEKARHFLWRFWKRLPGTREISIFDRSWYGRVLVERVEGFATEAEWRKAYDEINEFEAQLTGSATHLVKLFVHVTQEEQDKRFADRLDDPWKQWKTGPEDYRNRAKRAEYLAAMEDMFAQTHTRWAPWKIIDGNNKKAARIAALTHVVETLETAVPMTPPKRDPAVVKLAAKAFGYKPKD
- a CDS encoding J domain-containing protein; translated protein: MDPMSRAKRSDDWGFPRWRPYGSSREAQQVRLCDRHGCTNPGNCPAPKSPNSPERWYFCETHAAEYNRGWDYFAGLSAEDAAARAAEEAQGARSYARAQHYAWGGAGDGSRSADEMRALEILGLDPDADFDATKKAWRTYAKECHPDVKPGDDDAAKRFAAGQAAFEVLKQAEERKSWKPA
- the mtgA gene encoding monofunctional biosynthetic peptidoglycan transglycosylase is translated as MPANAKSAKRRKRSWILRPVKWLLSLIAFSVLWVLVYAVVPPPVTFTMLADRNGITKDWTSLSDIDRNMVRAVIAAEDGKFCSHSGFDTEAIEEAIERNAKGKRLRGGSTISQQTAKNVFLWQGSGWTRYVRKVPEVWFTFLIETIWGKRRIMEVYLNVAETGIGTYGVEAGAQRYFKHGAAKLTPREAARIAAILPLPKKREAVSPSGFTRRYGNTIAARIGQVRRDGLDGCVYR